The genomic stretch GGGAACGGAAGTCTACTCCAAGAGTCGAGCATACCGGGAGCGGTAGTTTTGGAGCCATCCAGTAGGACAGGCCCGGGGTTCCTCACAAGTCGTGGCGCTGGATCACTGGAAGGGCAGGTCCAGAAAGCGGTGATGCTCCCGGGGCAGAGTGCCCTTCCGCCGGCGGCACAGGGCGCCCCGGGCCGCGTCCCCTCTCCGCAGGGCGTGGCACTTCCACGCCTCCACGATCTGCTCCACCTGCAGGGGAAGGCCGGTCACCTCGGAGCTCCACAGTGCCTTCCAAGCCCCGCAAAGCAAGAGCCGGGCCACGCCCCCGCGCCCTTCCCGGACGCCGCTGGGTGCGTCTGAGCCCAGTCCCCCGCGTCCGCACCGGGATGAGCGGCTCCCTCCGGTTCTGCTCTTCCAGGGCGCTCAGCTCCGCCGGGGCCAGCAAGGCCAGTCTCAGCTCCCGCACCACCGGGGCCGCCACCTCGGCCATGGGCTGCTCCAGCACCGCCTGCGAACGCCAGCCCTGAGCCCTGGCGGGGCCAGGACACCTGCCCCCCGCTGGTTCCCGCCCATTCTCTGCGGCACTCGTCTCTTACAGCACATCCCCTCGCACTTCCCCCAGCCCCCACTCACGGCGCCCACGCGCGCCCAGCTCCAGGCCGCCCGGACGAGCTCAGCCTCATCCACGCAGAGCTTGTCGCTGCGCAGCAGGGGCAGCAGCGCGGTCGCCGACAGCTCCAGGAAGCCGCGGGTCCGAAGAGCCTCCTGCGAGCAGGCGAATGGGTCAAGGAGTTGCAGAATGGGGTGTGTGAGGTTGTAAAGATAGGGAGCTCTACCTGGCTGTGGGCCTCTATGAAGGCCACGCAACACTCCTGCAGTGGTCCCAGGCCAAAGGTTACAgccacctgggagcaaaagaGGGAGGCCAGGTTGGACACTGGAGAGGCCATGTAGTCCTCCACACTGGGGCCCACCACGACAAGCCTCACCCCAATCCTAGAAGGGGAGGCTGACAGGGCCTGGGTCCTCCCCAGTAAAGACCGCAGTTCACACATGC from Choloepus didactylus isolate mChoDid1 chromosome 2, mChoDid1.pri, whole genome shotgun sequence encodes the following:
- the BTBD19 gene encoding BTB/POZ domain-containing protein 19 isoform X5, which gives rise to METPGLVVHGEAVPFSTALRSLVNNPRYSDVCFVVGQERQEVFAHRCLLACRCNFFQRLLGVDPGPEVSSPVVLSTVPAEAFLTVLEFLYTNSVKLHRHSVLEVLTAAVEYGLEELRELCLEFVVKVLDVELVCEALQEALRTRGFLELSATALLPLLRSDKLCVDEAELVRAAWSWARVGAAVLEQPMAEVAAPVVRELRLALLAPAELSALEEQNRREPLIPVRTRGTGLRRTQRRPGRARGRGPALALRGLEGTVELRGDRPSPAGGADRGGVEVPRPAERGRGPGRPVPPAEGHSAPGASPLSGPALPVIQRHDL
- the BTBD19 gene encoding BTB/POZ domain-containing protein 19 isoform X6; translated protein: METPGLVVHGEAVPFSTALRSLVNNPRYSDVCFVVGQERQEVFAHRCLLACRCNFFQRLLGVDPGPEVSSPVVLSTVPAEAFLTVLEFLYTNSVKLHRHSVLEVLTAAVEYGLEELRELCLEFVVKVLDVELVCEALQVAVTFGLGPLQECCVAFIEAHSQEALRTRGFLELSATALLPLLRSDKLCVDEAELVRAAWSWARVGAAVLEQPMAEVAAPVVRELRLALLAPAELSALEEQNRREPLIPVEQIVEAWKCHALRRGDAARGALCRRRKGTLPREHHRFLDLPFQ
- the BTBD19 gene encoding BTB/POZ domain-containing protein 19 isoform X1, producing METPGLVVHGEAVPFSTALRSLVNNPRYSDVCFVVGQERQEVFAHRCLLACRCNFFQRLLGVDPGPEVSSPVVLSTVPAEAFLTVLEFLYTNSVKLHRHSVSPLGGSGSGCKRQRSWPVTLWAEGQGKLPSIPPTTYSAGPGGADGGRGVRAGGTARGGCNLWPGTTAGVLRGLHRGPQPGRAPYLYNLTHPILQLLDPFACSQEALRTRGFLELSATALLPLLRSDKLCVDEAELVRAAWSWARVGAAVLEQPMAEVAAPVVRELRLALLAPAELSALEEQNRREPLIPVRTRGTGLRRTQRRPGRARGRGPALALRGLEGTVELRGDRPSPAGGADRGGVEVPRPAERGRGPGRPVPPAEGHSAPGASPLSGPALPVIQRHDL
- the BTBD19 gene encoding BTB/POZ domain-containing protein 19 isoform X2, with the translated sequence METPGLVVHGEAVPFSTALRSLVNNPRYSDVCFVVGQERQEVFAHRCLLACRCNFFQRLLGVDPGPEVSSPVVLSTVPAEAFLTVLEFLYTNSVKLHRHSVLEVLTAAVEYGLEELRELCLEFVVKVLDVELVCEALQVAVTFGLGPLQECCVAFIEAHSQEALRTRGFLELSATALLPLLRSDKLCVDEAELVRAAWSWARVGAAVLEQPMAEVAAPVVRELRLALLAPAELSALEEQNRREPLIPVRTRGTGLRRTQRRPGRARGRGPALALRGLEGTVELRGDRPSPAGGADRGGVEVPRPAERGRGPGRPVPPAEGHSAPGASPLSGPALPVIQRHDL
- the BTBD19 gene encoding BTB/POZ domain-containing protein 19 isoform X4, which translates into the protein METPGLVVHGEAVPFSTALRSLVNNPRYSDVCFVVGQERQEVFAHRCLLACRCNFFQRLLGVDPGPEVSSPVVLSTVPAEAFLTVLEFLYTNSVKLHRHSVLEVLTAAVEYGLEELREVAVTFGLGPLQECCVAFIEAHSQEALRTRGFLELSATALLPLLRSDKLCVDEAELVRAAWSWARVGAAVLEQPMAEVAAPVVRELRLALLAPAELSALEEQNRREPLIPVRTRGTGLRRTQRRPGRARGRGPALALRGLEGTVELRGDRPSPAGGADRGGVEVPRPAERGRGPGRPVPPAEGHSAPGASPLSGPALPVIQRHDL
- the BTBD19 gene encoding BTB/POZ domain-containing protein 19 isoform X3; the encoded protein is METPGLVVHGEAVPFSTALRSLVNNPRYSDVCFVVGQERQEVFAHRCLLACRCNFFQRLLGVDPGPEVSSPVVLSTVPAEAFLTVLEFLYTNSVKLHRHSVSPLGGSGSGCKRQRSWPVTLWAEGQGKLPSIPPTTYSAGPGGADGGRGVRAGGTARGGCNLWPGTTAGVLRGLHRGPQPGRAPYLYNLTHPILQLLDPFACSQEALRTRGFLELSATALLPLLRSDKLCVDEAELVRAAWSWARVGAAVLEQPMAEVAAPVVRELRLALLAPAELSALEEQNRREPLIPVEQIVEAWKCHALRRGDAARGALCRRRKGTLPREHHRFLDLPFQ